The sequence CCCCGCAGATGCGCCAGCAGGTTGCGGTGGCAGGGCACGAGGCTGGCCTGAACGAGCGCGTAGGCCGGATCCATCCATGGATACGAGGGCGGCTCCATCCGCCGCGCCCGCACCCCTTGGGCGTCGCAGACCCGCACCCAGAAATCGGGGGCGATCTCGAGCGAGCCTTGCTCCGCCTCGACGAGGAGAAACGTCTCCGGAAAACGCTCCCGCTCCAGGCGGCTGGCGTAGCTCAGCTCCACGATCACCGTGGCGCCGGACGCCGCCTCCAGAACCGCCGTGGCCACGTCCTCGCCGCGGATCCCCGGCCGGATTCGATCCGCCCGCGCGTAGACGCGGCGGAACTCGCCGAAAAGAAACCGCGCGGCGTCGAAGAGATGCACGCCCACGTCCGCCAAAATGAAGCGCTCCTGCCCGCGCAGAAAGGGCTGGCGATCGAACACCGGGAAACTCGAACAGAAGCTCAGCCGCGCCCGGAACGGCTTGCCCAGGCGCCCCGAAGCCAGCTCCGCCTTCGCCGCCCTCATCGGCTCCTGCCAGCGCCAGTTCTCGTGCACCAGGAGCGGCACGCCCGCCCGCCGGCACGCCCACGCCATCGCGCGGGCCTCTTCCAGGGTCGGCGCCAGCGGCTTCTGACAGATCGCGGGAATCCCGCGCCGCGAGGCCTCGCCGACCGCCTCGGCGTGGCTTTCCGGAGAGCTCACCACGTCCACGAAATCCGTCCGCTCCCGGTCCAGAAGCTCCCCCGCGGAACCGTAGGCGGCGGGGACCCCGAAGCTCCGGGCCAGAGCCTCCGCCTTCGTCCGATCCCGGTCGGCCACAGCGATGCACCTCGCCCCGGCGACCTCTCCCCAGGCCGCCAGCTGGGCGCGCGCCCAGAAGCCCGCGCCGATCAGTCCGAACCGGAGCACGCGGGCGTTCTTCATTCCAGATCCACCCGCGCCCATCCCCACGGCTCCAATCGCACCGCGCGCCCGGACGCCGCCGCCCGGACCGTCACGGCGTCGCCCGTCCGGTTGAAGACCAGCAGCCGCGCCCCGCCGGAACCCCGCACCGCCCAGGCGCCTACCCGCTCCGGGGCCGACGTGCGCGCCGGAAGCGCCGACGCCCCCTCGAAGGCTCCCGCCTCGGCCAGAGCGTCCAGCACCTGCGGAACGCGGCTCTCCACCGTCACCCGCGCGGCGCCGCCCTCCCGGAGCGCGCGGAGCGATCCGATCGCCCAGGACGCTCCGAGCGGCCCGGCCTCCCGCGGGTCGGTCCGCCCCCGCGGAGCGAACGCCAGGGGCGTCACCGAGACCGCGCGACCCGGGAACTTCCGGCAGGCGTCCGCGACGGCCGCCCGAAGTCCCTCCACGTTCTCGAGGATCGTCCGGGCGTCCTCCGCGTGCACCTGCGGGTGCGCGGGAAAGAACACCTCGTCCACGAGATCCGCCCGCGGCGGCCTTCGGTTGAGCGCGGCATAGAAGGACGTGGAGCCCGCCCCGAGCCGCAGCCCGCCGAGACGCCCCCGCGCGGTCCGCAGCAGTTCCTCCCAGGAAGCGCCCACCAGCACGCGCGTCCCCTCGAGGCCCGCTTCGCGCGCCAGGGCCGCGATCCGGTCGAATTCCACGTCTTCCGCCGGACTCACCGCGATCTCCAGCGCCGCGCCGCACGCCCGCGCCTCGCGCACCGCCTCCCGGAAACGCGGCGCCTCCGCGGACCCGAGCTCCACCCGCAGGTGGGCCGGCCGGATCCGCGCGTCCCGGGGAAAGCCCGCCGGAAGGCCCACGGCCGGAAGCGGACCGGCCGCCGCCCGGTCCACCTCCACCCGCACCTCTTCCGACGGATCGCCCGCCGGCGGAACGCCGTCCAGGCGCAACGCCAGCTCGTGCCGGATCCGCGCTCCTTCCGGAAAAACCCGGGGAATGGGCTCCTCCAGGGGCGTCGAGTAAATCTTGTAGGAGTCGTCCGTCCAGTTGCGCTGATCCTCCATCTCGAAGACGTCGCCTTCGACCCGGGCCTCCGCCGACACCCCCGGAGCGGGCTCCCAGCGGATCGCGCGGATGCGCCGGAACGGCTGATGGGGAGCGATCGACTCCGGGAAGCTTCCGGAAACGGCCGTTCCGTCGTCGCGCACGACGACGCAGGGACGCCCGGCCAGCGCCGCCGGGTGGAGCACGCACATCCCGGTCCGGTTCGTGAGAAACTCCCGCTCCGCCTTTCCCTCGACCCGCCAGGACAGCGATCCGGAGGCCTCTCCGCGAATCGTGGTCTCCCACGAGAGGTCGATGTCGCCGGCCCGGGTGCGTCCGCGGAACCGCACCGAAAAGGACGCCGCCTCCGTCCGGACCTCGACCGCCCCGGCCGCCGGCAGGTGGGTTCCCCACTGCGGGTCGCGGGCGGCCGCGTAGACCCGGCGAAGGATCTCGACGCCGCCCCAGCGGACGTAGCGCAGGCCCCCATCGGACTCCAGGAGCGCCGAAAGCGCCCCCGCCCGGAGTTCGCGCGCGTCGCTCATGCTCCCTCCTCCCCGCCGAGCGCCTCTCCCGTCTCCGGCTCGAAGAACCGGGTCCGCCCGGGATCCAGATAGAGCGTGCATTCGTCGCCTTCCCGAAGCCCCGCGCGGGCGTCGAAACGGCCCACCAGCGTCTCCCGTCCCGGCGTCACGAGCGACACGTCCTTGCGATCGCCGAGCGGCTGGACGACGCCGACGCGCACCCGCAGGGTGCCGGCCGCCGGACCCGGCGGGCGTTCAGAAAGGTGCTCGGGACGGATCCCGAGCACCACCGGGCGCCCCGCCCGGCGCGCCCAGAAAGGCCCCAGATCCACGCGCACCCCTTCCGCCTCGAAGCAGGCGTGGCCGTTTTCCGCGCGGATCCGGCCGGCCAGGAAGTTCATGGGGGGCGTGCCGACGAACGACGCCACGAAGCGGTTGCGCGGGCGCTCGTAGATCTCCAGAGGGGTCCCCTCCTGCTGGACGCGCCCGTCCTTGAGCACCACGACCCGATCCGCCAGGGTCATGGCCTCCTCCTGGTCGTGGGTGACGTAGAGGGAGGTCGTGCCGAGCTCCCGGTGGATCCGCTTGAGCTCCGCGCGCACGCGCACGCGCAGTTGCGCGTCGAGGTTGCTGAGCGGCTCGTCGAAGAGAAACGCCTGGGGGCGCCGGACGATCGCCCGTCCCAGGGCCACCCGCTGGCGCTGGCCGCCCGAAAGCTCGCGGGGGCGGCGGTCGAGCAGATCCTCGATGCCGAGCATCCGCGCCGTTTCGCGGACGCGGCGGTCGATCTCCTCCCGCGGGGTGCGCCGCAGGCGCAGCCCGAAGGAGAGGTTCTCGAAGACCGTCATGTGGGGATAAAGCGCGTAGTTCTGGAAGACCATCGCCAGGTCGCGCCGGGCCGGCGGAAGGTCGTTCACCGCCCGCCCGCCGATGCGGATCGTCCCCGACGTGGCCTCGTCCAGGCCCGCCACCAGCCGCAGGAGCGTCGTCTTGCCGCACCCGGAGGGGCCCACGAGCGCCACGAACTCCCCGTCCCGCACCCGCAGGGAGACTCCGTCCACGGCCCGGACGCCCCCCGGAAAGATCCGCGTCACGCGCTCCGCTTCGATCTCCGCCACGGCTTCACCGCGAGACGAGAAACTTCCGCCCGAATTCCAGATGGCGCACGATCCGCTCGGCGGCCCGATCCGCCTGACCTCGAAGAACCGCCTCCGCGATGGCGGCGTGCTCCCGCACCGCTTCCTGGGGACGGCCGGGAAGCTGACTCATGACCCGCAGGATCACCCGGTGCAGTTTGTCGCGCAGCCGCCAGAGGGTCTGTTCGATCTCCCGGTTCCCGTGGAAGCGGCAGAGCAGAAGATGAAATTCCGCGTCCAGATGGGTGAGCCCGAGCGTGTCCCCCGCCCGCGCCGCCTCCTCCTGGCGCCGCAGATTCTCCCGCAGGAGCCGCGCCTGCTCGGCCGAAAGCCGCCCCGCCAGCCGCCGCACCACGAAGGACTCCAGAGCCTCCCGCAGGTCGAAGAGGTCCACGACTTCCTGGATCGAGGGTTCCCGGACCACGATGCCCTGCTGAGGGGAAATCGAGACGAACCCTTCGTGCGCCAGGCGGCCGAGCGCCAGCCTCACGGGGGTCGTGCTCATCCGGAGCCGGCGGGCGAGCGCGCGCTCGGAAAGGAAACCGCCCGAAGGAAGGGATCCGTTCTGAATGAGGGCCTTGATCTCCTCGTACGCGCGGTCCTGGAGCAGCTTTCGGGCCGGAAGCGCCGGAGTCATCGCTCGCGTTCTCCTTTCGCCGGACTCAGAGGCCCGCCAGGCGCAGTCCCGCCTGGCGATACCGGTCCAGAATCTCGAGCCAGTAGTTCTTCTGCCGGTCGCGTCCCCACCGTTCGGTGATCGCCTCCCAGCGGTCGGCGGCCGCGGCCAGGGCCGCCTCGGGCGAGGCGGTGTGTCCGGTGAGATAACCGTGGATCTCCCCCTGAAGGGCGTCCAGGTATTCCCCCGCTCCCGGAAGCTGCATCTCCGGAAATCCGTTCTCGAGCACCCGCCGCGCCGTCCGGAGGAATTCCGGGGCGACCGAAAGGCGGCGGAACGCCGCCGGATCGTAGTCCGTCTTGAGGAACATGTCGCTTCCCGACTGCGCGTCGTCCATGGAAAGCACGCGCCGCTC is a genomic window of Planctomycetota bacterium containing:
- a CDS encoding Gfo/Idh/MocA family oxidoreductase, whose protein sequence is MKNARVLRFGLIGAGFWARAQLAAWGEVAGARCIAVADRDRTKAEALARSFGVPAAYGSAGELLDRERTDFVDVVSSPESHAEAVGEASRRGIPAICQKPLAPTLEEARAMAWACRRAGVPLLVHENWRWQEPMRAAKAELASGRLGKPFRARLSFCSSFPVFDRQPFLRGQERFILADVGVHLFDAARFLFGEFRRVYARADRIRPGIRGEDVATAVLEAASGATVIVELSYASRLERERFPETFLLVEAEQGSLEIAPDFWVRVCDAQGVRARRMEPPSYPWMDPAYALVQASLVPCHRNLLAHLRGEGAAETTAEDNLRTLELVEAAYRSIGSGRVVDVPLKEDAA
- the ugpC gene encoding sn-glycerol-3-phosphate ABC transporter ATP-binding protein UgpC, whose translation is MAEIEAERVTRIFPGGVRAVDGVSLRVRDGEFVALVGPSGCGKTTLLRLVAGLDEATSGTIRIGGRAVNDLPPARRDLAMVFQNYALYPHMTVFENLSFGLRLRRTPREEIDRRVRETARMLGIEDLLDRRPRELSGGQRQRVALGRAIVRRPQAFLFDEPLSNLDAQLRVRVRAELKRIHRELGTTSLYVTHDQEEAMTLADRVVVLKDGRVQQEGTPLEIYERPRNRFVASFVGTPPMNFLAGRIRAENGHACFEAEGVRVDLGPFWARRAGRPVVLGIRPEHLSERPPGPAAGTLRVRVGVVQPLGDRKDVSLVTPGRETLVGRFDARAGLREGDECTLYLDPGRTRFFEPETGEALGGEEGA
- a CDS encoding GntR family transcriptional regulator, with product MTPALPARKLLQDRAYEEIKALIQNGSLPSGGFLSERALARRLRMSTTPVRLALGRLAHEGFVSISPQQGIVVREPSIQEVVDLFDLREALESFVVRRLAGRLSAEQARLLRENLRRQEEAARAGDTLGLTHLDAEFHLLLCRFHGNREIEQTLWRLRDKLHRVILRVMSQLPGRPQEAVREHAAIAEAVLRGQADRAAERIVRHLEFGRKFLVSR